The sequence cacacacgtcccCTGGATCCACATGGTACGGCCAGAAGATGAGGTTCTTAGGCTCTCTTCTTCAGAatattcctccttccttcccccgctccatccctctctctctctccctccctctcgttgctatccacccccccccccctccctgactgTCCTTCACCTATCACAAAGCTGATAGAGGTGAGGATTTATTTCTCTAGGGGTCAGAGTTCAAGAGAACCACAACAGAGCCAAAATGTCACACTGTCTAGagttaacagacacacacacacatcctaacaCAGACccatacacaacacaaacacacactcagcaagGATAACTTTTTGTGGATGTTGGAAGAAAACTTAATCTTTAATAAAGAACACATCTTTTACAACTAAAAATTTACTTTGTTTTAGCATGACAACTTTGAACAAAAACTAGATAGAAACACGTTGAAAGAAGTAAAGATAAAGTAACATTTTGGgctcatgtaaaaaaaaaactgaattcCAAGATTTTTCAccaagacagagaaaagagacaggAAGACTAGCATATTTTctgtaaaacataaaaaacGATTTCAAGCTATCATGTCACACATTCTCACATCAGTGGAACGTGCAACACCCTGAgattccttcctgtgtgtggggACCCCCTAACCAGGCAGACTAAGGACAAGGGGGACCCACCGGTTCAGTCTGCTAGGTCCAGTACAGAACAGTACAGTCCAGTAcagaacagtacagtacagaacagtacAGAACAGTCCTAACAGTGACTACGAGAGTGTTCCACTACGAGAGACATTATCACAACATGACACCATCCTCCCCTTGTCATCCTCACAGATCTGTGTTTGGCCAATTAGGAATAGACAGATCTGTGTTTGGCCAATCAGGAAGAGACAGATCTGTGTTCGGCCAATCAGGAAGAGACAGATCTGTGTTCGGCCAATCAGGAAGAGACAGATCTGTGTTCGGCCAATCAGGAAGAGACGAAGGGTTGGTGAGACAAACGGGCACAGATGTGGATCTCTTAAGTCTCGTTTATTCTGAACACTCCTTCCCTGCAGAAGCTGCTCCGCTACAGTGTGCCATGTGATGCATCACTTCAGGCCCGTCAGCTGAAACACCCTGCACCACACGacacactgcacactgcacactgcacactgcacactgcacactACACACTGCACAATGCACACTACACAATGCACActgcacactacacactacagcaTAGCACACCCAATGGTTGAGGCATCAGAAGAGATTCAGATACCAGTAAGACACAGAAAAAGAACACGTTTTAAAGGATGAAGCATGATGATTCAAATCGCGCCCCGATCACATGACTTTGCAGGATTCTGGATTGGCTGGCGTCGAGGTGGGTGTCTTGCTGGGCTTGCTCCCTGTGACCACCCCCCTGTTGAACCTCAGACCTTGGAACGCGCTGAGCAGGCCGGAGCCTTTGTCCTTGGTCTTGGTTGTGGGATGTACCATTTTGGCCAGCTGTGGGGGGAGCACAAGCTTTCCTCCAACTGCTCTCCTGTGGCTGGCGTCCTTACAGTTctagtggagggtggagggaaacAGGAAGCGAGGAGATGAGATCCCTCGTGTTGGACAAAGGGAGCAGCCTTAAGTACGAACCCATCAGGAGCATACCACATCTTGCAGAATAAAACCATCCCATTCTCTTAATTTCTCTTCATGTATATAGAGATCAACATAAACATGTGTGTAGCTTCCTATTCTGTCTTCTTCGCTTTCTAattgtgtgcgcacacacacacacacacacacacacacacacacacacacacacacacacactgacctttgAGAGTTGGTATTTCTTCCTGAAGTGAGCCCTCATGGTCGCTCTCTCTGCGTTCTTCTGTGCATTCAGCACCTCTCTGAGCTTCCTGTAGAGAACACAGAGacacccagaaacacacagtcaTCCTGAATCCATGCACACTCTACAACGCACGAGTCAGAAGAGTGGGTTAAATGTGTATTCCCTCAATACAACTCATAGAATCTGAAGTGAAATGGTTACCTATGGTGGCAAGTGTCTCAGTGCAAAGTGAACAGTGGGATTAACGTGCTGTGTCATTGTGATGAAATACAAAAAGTGCCAAATACATATATCCTTTGTCTTAATATTCAAAATAATTTGTTTGAGAAATAAAAGTACTTCTCTACTCTCTACTTCTCTAAAGGCCAAGACGTAGTGTGTTGTTTGTGATGCCCTGTCGGGCCTCTCTCCCTAACCACATGGCCGTGTCactcacctctccttctccatgtcAGCCAGGTAAGAGCACGGGGGTTCCCAGGGGAGGCCCGACTGAGAGGGGgcaccctggccccccctgccccttcgcccacctcgtcctcctcctccgaacctgctcctcctcaccctgctgccccacgtccctccctccttcacccctgACACACAGCCGCTCAGCATCTTGATGGGAACCTTCAGAGATCTCTTCACCACAGAGCTCATGCTGTCTGGCCCCACAGTCTGAGGGCGTGTCAGCGAGCACATTCACCCCCCCGCCGGACCTGAGGTCTGTATTACAAGTGTTATTTTACCCTCAGTAGCATCCCAGGGTACACGGCTTTGTTGATTTCCTGTGTAGGAAGTTATTCCTATGGATGATCttgtgaaacaaacacacacgtgtttgTTGACTTGCAGACTGCTGGGTTGTTTGTCTGTGGTGACTCAGGGGTGGAGATCTGGAAGGACAAGGACACAGACAGTCAcagcttaaacacacacactcacacacacacacacacacacacacacagatcccagATCCCAGATCTTAATTGAGTCACGGAGACATAGATAGAAGGTAATGGAGCGGCTGGtgaaaaaacagacacacacacacacagacacacacacacacagacacacacacacacagacacacacacacacacagacacacacagacacacacacacacacacacacacactgacacacacacacagacacacacagacacacatactgacacacacacacacagacacacacacacagacacacacacagacacacacacacacagacacacacacacacacacacacacagagaagcctCCCCTACCAAGGCAGCCTCCACAGGTCCAAGGCTCAAGCAGACAGGTTCTTAGGGCTCCTATCAGATTCCATACAGGCTAAATCCTTGGTCAGCTTCCCCCAAAAGCACAGAGCCAAAGAAAAATACATCAAACTAACAgctctcctctgttcctctgttcctctgttcctctgttcctctgttcctctgtttctctgttcctctgttcctctgtaTCTCACCTCCTCTTCTGATGACATGTCCTCTTACTCACGAGCAAGTGCCGGTCGACTTACCTGAGGATTACCAAAGggttcacctctcccctcccctcctctttctaccccatcctctcccctccccaacccccacaCCTCCCCGCCCCCCATAGATTACCGTGGCAAAGCCTTAACGAGCCTGAATGTGGTTAGCAGCAGTAGGAGCGAGCCTAATGACTCACACAGGTGGAGGGAGACTTAGCGAGGCACAACAGCTGATGTCATGCTGGGTtacaaccccctccaccccctgcccccccccgcccccctgccccctggagAGGAAGCAGGCTTTCAGACatgtccccctccaccccctgcctccAATGCTAGGCACTGCATAACATGAATACAGTCTTTTCCAGCACGATTCTGCAGTTTAGGatatctttctccctgtctggcCAAGGCGGTGCTATAAGAGCAGATCTGAGAACTGCGCTGGTCCTGCCCTCCATCCTCAACCAGAAGTAATCTGACCTGAGGTCAGTCCGTGCGGCCCGGGCGCTGGAGGTTTGAGGCTGGGCAGATGGGCTGGAGGTCTTCAGTGGATATTCATCAGTCAGGATAATGAggacggatggagagaggggaaagcctcctggagagggagaaggagaggggagagagggaggggaaagcctcctggagagggagaaggagaggggagagagggaggggaaagcctcctggagagggagaaggagaggggagggagggggacagtaaTACCTGGCATGTGTGCTCATGAcacagtcctcacacacacacacacacacacacacacaacatctatCATCACTGCTTTCTTCTTtggcccctctctctgtctggccttGGTTTCTGACAGGTGAGGACAACATTTACGCCTTAACGAGATTCTGGAGGGAGGGTGCCAGCCAGCTGACCTACTGActgacaggaggcaggaggcaggagggaggcaggaggctggagggaggcaggagggaggcaggaggaggcaggaggaggcaggagggaggcaggaggcaggaggctggagggaggctgcCTGCCAGCTGACCTACTGACCCCAGATCTGAGGTCAGATGAGGCTGCCATGGTCCTCTCTTCCCacgggaggggaggcaggaggctgaCAGGAGGCTgacaggaggcaggaagaggcaggaggcaggaggcaggaagaggcagGAGGCTGACAGAAGGCAGGAGGCTgacaggaggcaggaagaggcagGAGGCTGACAGGAGGctgacaggaggcaggaggctgacaggaggcaggaggctgacaggaggcaggagggaggcaggaggctgacaggaggcaggaagaggcaggaggctgacaggaggcaggaagaggcaggaggctgacaggaggcaggaagaggcaggaggctgacaggaggcaggaagaggcaggaggctgacaggaggcaggaagaggcaggaggcaggaggaggcaggaggctttTCCAGCCATTGAGGGATCAAAGAAAAGGGTCATTGGCACAATGATGTTTAATGATTATTTAACCCAAACACCCCAAAGCAAAGGACTTGTACAGAGAAGAATGTGTTTGAATTTGAGGtacagtagatgtgtgtgtacacggaACCATTTAACCATTTGGAGCTACTTAAAGGATTCCCCAGTGGATCAGGTGGATCAGGTGGATCAGGTGGATCAGGTGGATCAGGTGGATCAGGGTCTGTCATCTGAAGGGCAGCCAGcgtgaccccacacacacacacacacacacactatattccaaaatatttagaaaaaaaagtcctctcctttcactgtgtggaaAAATAGCTTATAAGGAAACAAAAATACACTACGAAAGGTTTTCAAATAATTGTTTTTAGAAAGAAAAGTCAAAAGGTTGAAAGAAAATGTTCAAAAAAAGTTTCTAAACAGAAGTTTGCATCAATGACGAGTACTTCatgaggactctactgtactctactgtactctgctgtactctactgtactctactgtactctgctttcATCTACTCTGTTATCTATCAGTGTGTACAATGGAAGACTACAACAGGTGATCAAACTTAGTGTAGcgacagtctctctctttgtaaggGACTGTACTCATTTAGCAGCCTGACCCAGACTCTCCACCCCCTGCAGCTcacgtctctctctgctctcactgCAGCCTCATTCAGTCACCTTAACACCCTCGCACTGCCTTGGAGACTGAGATTACAGTCAGTAATGACAGGAggatgaagcacacacacacatgcatattaatgcacacacacacatcctcacacacacacacggaaaatAGGCTTTTTCAGACATGCAGTGACTAAGCTTCAGCGACTCCAAGCAGTCTGTCAGACCTGCCAAGGCTGAACAAATAAAAccctcacctcttctctctctccctcaactcttctctctctccctcacctctcttctctctctccctcacctctctctctcacctttctctctctccctcacctcttctctctctccctcaactctctttctctccctcacctcttctctctctccctcacctctctctctctccctcacctctcttctctctctccctcacctctctctctctccctcacctctctctctctccctcacctctctctccctcacctctctctctctccctcacctctcttctctctctatcccacctccttgcgcgcacacacacacacacacacacacacacacacacacacacacacacacacacacacacacacacgctctgataCTGTACTGCATTCACTTAAGCTCTGCCAAGACACCAGTGCGAGTAAACAGTAACATAATAAACTCTGTTTAATAAATGGTGTTATGACGCTACTGTAGACACAGAAAGGAGAGGTTGACCACAAACATAAGGATCATCGATACATAACAGTCAACATTTCCAGCTTCACAGTTCTGTCCCTGACAAAGTATGTTCCACCAAATGAATCCCCAGTcatggatgtatgtgtgtggtgtggtgtgtgtgtgtggtgtgtgtggtgtgcggtGTGTGGTtgcttgtgtgtggtgtgtgtgcgtgtgtgtgtggtgtgtgtgtgtggtgtgtatgtatgtgtgtgtgtggtgtgtgtgtgtgtgtgtgtggtgtgtgtgtgtgtgtgtgtgtggtgtatgtgtgtgtgtggtgtgtgtgtgtatgtgtgtgtgtgtgtgtgtggtgtgtgtgtgtggtggtgtgtgtggtgtgagtgtggtgtgtgtgggtgtgtgtgtgtggtgtgtgtggtgtgtgtgtgtgtgtgtgtgtgtgtgtgtgtgtgtgtggtgtgtgtgtgtgctccagcagGATCAAGGTCAGGCTCTGTCAAGTGAGAGTGGAACCTCGGCTCATCGCACCCGCGCACTCGCTTCCATCCAATCAGGATTCTCAATTTATTCTCACAGCAATTTTGATTGGCCGTTGGTGACTGTCAAACAATGTCTTCAAATGATTATCCTCCCTTTGCTGTTCAGTAATGAATCCCACGCCGGGGAGAAAAGAGGGATGGGTGAAGAGGTAGATAGAAGAAGGAAACACTTGGTTTCAGGGAGTCCACATATCAGCTAACATGTCCACAGCCAAactaggggtcaaaggtcagaagaGCCAAGGTGCCGCCGGGTCATGTGCTGATGTCCGGGCTGTTTGTCCCAGACGTGGCTTCGTCTGACCTCCTGGAGGGGCAGGAAGAAGGGGTGACGGAGGgcggaggacagggggagacgtCTGGAGGGCTCGTACGCCAACATCCTCTCCAACAGATCCAACAACTGATGGGTGCTCTATACCCTTCGACAGCTGGTATtctgagagagagtcagagacagagagagtcagagagagagagtcggagagagcgagagagagcgagagcgagagagagagaggaggtaaccTTTCATGGAAGCAACACCTGATGAAGTCCCTTCAGAGACGCCGTTAGgacttgtgttgtgtgtagagtgtgtgctgtgtcctgcATGTGCTGTGTTCGTGACTCACCCTCAGTGGTTTGCATTTCTCTTTGACATATTTCCCTTCCTTGGAGTTCTCGTTCCAGTTCAGCCTCCCTCGGGTGAAGAGTTTCTGCTTCCCGTTAGCCCTGAGATGACATCACACATCTGAGGTCTGGATCGGGGCTCTGTGTCAGGATGTGCTTCGTGATGACAAtatggagtgtgtgagagaatgatatatagacagagaaagggagagagagacagagagacagagaaagggagggaaagagggagagagagagagagagagagagagagagagagagagagagagagagagtcagagagagacagagagacagacagagagacagagagagacagagagagacagagagagagagagacagagagagagacagagagagacagagagagacagagagagagacagagagagacagagagagagacagacagagagagagacagagagagagacagagagagacagagagagacagacagacagagagagagagagagagagacagagagagtcagagagagagagacagagagagagagagagagagagacagagagagacagagggagagagacagggagggaaagagggagagagagagagagagagagagagagacacagagagagacagagagagagcgacagacagagacagagagtcagagtgtCTGACCTGCTCCTAGGTATCATCCTGATAGGTAGCGGTCCATGTATTCTCTCCATCATTGCCAGGTGCTCAATATTGTCATGAGTCTGACAAACAAAACGACACAGCAGAGAtcaatgcaacacacacacacacacacacagatatacacacgtAGAGATGtagacacacaagcatgcaggtccacacacactgtacctgaTACATGGTGAAACCTTGGTAATATTCAAACAGAATGCAGCCTAAACTCCAGACATCACAGGGCTGCTTCCAGCCCAGCTCTGCAGGGGAGACACCACTCACCACTGATTATCCACTTACAGCAGAGACATCTCAAGGAGCCagagctctctcctctcctctcccctcctctcccctcccctcccctcccctcccctcccctcccctcccctcctctcccctctcctttcctctcccctccctcctcctcttccttccctccctcccccctccccccctctcctctcctctccctcccctctcctcctctgctctccctcccctctcctcctcccctctcctctcccctcccctccccctggtcccttcctcctctttgtTGACCTTAAACCCAGTTGTAGCTGCCCCCATggtgtcccccctcctcccctgtgatGAGGTTGTACCCAGGATGACCTCAGGGGCGCGGTAGTGGCGGGTGGATATGACCACAGAGTGATGCTCCTGGTCGATGTGGCGCTGCCAAAGTCCACCACCCTCACCGAGGtgtccctcaccctcctctcctcacacttctgtccggggggggggggggggggggggggggggtgcaggtacAGGCAGGCGGATGGGCGAGTCAGATTCCTATTGGTGTTTACGAGAATTtgacaaccccccctcccccagatacCTTCTCAGCGTTGTACAAGACAGTGTAGTCAGAGTTCACAAAGAGGATGTTTTCTGGTTTTAGGTCTGTGTGAGTCAGATTGTTGTCATGGAGAActgcagaagaggaggaggaatataATGAGGataagcagggggggggggtgagagatattgagagaggcacacaaacagagagagagagagagcaacgtGAGGTAATGGAACGAGGCAGCGCCCCCCTCTGGCCATGTTGGTGAAATGTGGTTTGAGGGGAACTTGGAATAGTCTCTCACAGTTGATGGCTTTGCAGATCTGGTAGGCCATGTGACGTATGTGGGCCATGGGATAGGGCAGAAAGTTGTTCTGCTTCAGGAAGTCGAAGGTGCTGAGGGCCAGAAGCTCGAAGGAGATGCACATGTGTCCGTGGAAGTCGAA comes from Hypomesus transpacificus isolate Combined female chromosome 2, fHypTra1, whole genome shotgun sequence and encodes:
- the LOC124478184 gene encoding complexin-3-like; translated protein: MSSVVKRSLKVPIKMLSGCVSGVKEGGTWGSRVRRSRFGGGGRGGRRGRGGQGAPSQSGLPWEPPCSYLADMEKERKLREVLNAQKNAERATMRAHFRKKYQLSKNCKDASHRRAVGGKLVLPPQLAKMVHPTTKTKDKGSGLLSAFQGLRFNRGVVTGSKPSKTPTSTPANPESCKVM
- the LOC124477388 gene encoding LOW QUALITY PROTEIN: dual specificity protein kinase CLK2-like (The sequence of the model RefSeq protein was modified relative to this genomic sequence to represent the inferred CDS: inserted 1 base in 1 codon; deleted 1 base in 1 codon), which gives rise to MGKTELYSVYKRCLDCLCLCFSRRSREGPGRKGSDREKGHLVYQPGDLLQERYEVVSTLGEGTFGKVIQCVDHERGGSCIALKIIKNMEKYREAAKLEIHALETIQEKDPHNKHLCVRMLDWFDFHGHMCISFELLALSTFDFLKQNNFLPYPMAHIRHMAYQICKAINFLHDNNLTHTDLKPENILFVNSDYTVLYNAEKKCEERRVRDTSVRVVDFGSATXDQEHHSVVISTRHYRAPEVILELGWKQPCDVWSLGCILFEYYQGFTMYQTHDNIEHLAMMERIHGPLPIRMIPRSRANGKQKLFTRGRLNWNENSKEGKYVKEKCKPLRVKYQLSKGIEHHQLLDLLERMLAYEPSRRLPLSSALRHPFFLPLQEVRRSHVWDKQPGHQHMTRRHLGSSDL